One window from the genome of Eucalyptus grandis isolate ANBG69807.140 chromosome 7, ASM1654582v1, whole genome shotgun sequence encodes:
- the LOC104440517 gene encoding uncharacterized protein LOC104440517, whose amino-acid sequence MAIDLIVKEMSAIEVMRGNTTPVTIELPPWEKYGVIVLENPPKFDPKAVPWDYGTTEVDTVTRSGRCYAPDKGVEKKAVTEEEVKQFLAVVKSSEFNVVDQDILLKVLNEVHVPESIDEVQLEEFVGAILLKDQISFTDEDLPPEGPNHTKALHISVKHESTLVCRVLIDNGSALNICPLATLHRLGVDLGRIHTGKSTIRAFDGMKKEVIGEIELELLIGPVLFQIPFEVLDIPSAFNFLLGRPWIHTAGAVASSLHQKVRFVVDNRLLTVHGESDFKIYHETAIPYVEPECTEESSFQTLELVSMIHVPTCSFTRNPELSRPAIAAGKIMLASGYNPAEGLGSHGQGVRKPIEARKNFKRRGLGYIEKRGGHNNRGSRGRHRGRGSRGGQGGQGGYRDQSERIAQTEEDEGYQSPFSLLLEETFPGPPRMLFEEDENIYGVTELFEEDVICTILACEESESSEVITIPPEHYIMHNHDKDACDLDVHEESPSGSDDMDDDDQKWIEREWNRHEESKPLTEEQTITINLGDVENVKEVKIGACLSESKAERMTNLLKEYQDVFAWTYADMPGLDPEIVEHALPIDPNMPPKKQRLRRSKPELSKKIEEEVMKLLKVDFIEVTRYPDWVANIVPVMKKDGRIRVCVDYRDLNRASPKDDFPLPHIDVLVDSTAGFELFSFMDGFSGYNQIHMKEEDRSKTSFITPWGTFCYKVIPFSLKNAGATYQRAMVTLFHDMMNKEIEVYVDDMIAKSRRGEDHVKVLRRLFEHLRKFKLRLNPAKCVFGVKSRKLLGFTVSNRGIEIDPSKVKAICDLRPPTTIKEVRSLMGRLNYVARFICQLSETAKPFFKLMKKNAKIEWNAECRGAFEKIKHYLTHAPVLVPPLPKIPLILYLTIHDESLGAMLAQKRPNDGRECTIYYLSKKFTVSEMNYTEVERTYVALIWVLHRLRYLLEKPTLVGKLAKWQILISEFDVQSLGQKSVIGRAITDMLAENSERSRASNEDSDAEERILLVSSDKWTMYFDGAVNLAGSGIGAVLISPDGQHYPVAAKLTFPCTNNIAKYEACVLGLQAAVDMKIQKLQVYGDSTLIILQTEGATPFSLVYGMEAVLPVEVEVPSLRILSQSTLDETEWIQQRHEQLNMIDEKRLQAMCHGQCYQRRVAKVFN is encoded by the exons ATGGCGATCGACCTTATAGTCAAGGAGATGTCAGCAATTGAAGTCATGCGAGGGAACACAACGCCAGTCACGATAGAATTGCCACCTTGGGAGAAATATGGAGTGATAGTGTTGGAGAATCCTCCCAAATTTGATCCCAAAGCTGTACCTTGGGACTACGGAACAACTGAGGTGGACACTGTCACGCGATCAGGCCGCTGTTATGCCCCTGATAAAGGAGTAGAAAAGAAGGCCGTGACGGAGGAGGAGGTAAAACAATTCTTGGCTGTAGTAAAGTCTAGTGAGTTCAATGTGGTGGATCA GGATATTTTGCTTAAAGTCCTTAATGAGGTGCACGTGCCGGAATCAATCGATGAAGTCCAATTGGAAGAGTTTGTTGGGGCCATTCTACTAAAAGACCAAATCTCCTTTACTGATGAAGATCTCCCCCCTGAGGGCCCTAATCATACCAAAGCGCTACACATTTCGGTGAAGCATGAGAGCACACTTGTTTGCAGAGTGTTGATCGATAATGGTTCGGCACTCAATATATGCCCATTGGCTACACTCCACCGTCTTGGCGTTGATCTTGGAAGAATTCATACTGGCAAGTCAACTATTCGGGCTTTTGACGGGATGAAGAAGGAGGTGATAGGGGAAATTGAACTTGAGCTGCTGATTGGCCCTGTACTTTTCCAAATCCCGTTCGAAGTGCTAGATATACCAAGCGCTTTTAATTTTCTACTAGGGAGGCCATGGATCCACACGGCAGGCGCTGTTGCCTCCAGCCTTCATCAAAAAGTACGATTTGTGGTAGATAACAGGCTTCTCACAGTCCATGGAGAGTCTGACTTCAAGATCTACCACGAGACAGCTATCCCTTATGTGGAGCCTGAATGTACTGAGGAATCCAGCTTTCAAACATTAGAGCTAGTGTCTATGATTCATGTGCCTACATGCTCTTTCACAAGGAATCCTGAATTGTCTAGGCCAGCTATAGCTGCGGGAAAAATCATGCTGGCAAGCGGATATAACCCTGCGGAGGGTCTTGGATCGCATGGTCAGGGTGTGCGAAAACCCATTGAAGCTCgtaaaaacttcaaaagaagagGCTTGGGATATATCGAGAAGCGGGGAGGCCATAACAACCGAGGAAGCCGTGGAAGACATAGGGGCCGAGGTAGCCGAGGTGGCCAAGGAGGCCAAGGCGGGTACAGAGACCAGAGTGAACGCATTGCCCAGACTGAAGAGGACGAGGGCTATCAAAGCCCGTTTTCCCTGTTGCTGGAGGAGACGTTTCCAGGACCTCCAAGGATGTTGTTCGAGGAAGACGAGAATATCTATGGTGTGACCGAGCTATTCGAGGAGGATGTCATATGCACCATCTTGGCGTGCGAGGAATCCGAGTCCTCTGAAGTCATAACTATCCCTCCAGA gcattacattatgcataatcatgataAGGACGCATGTGACTTAGATGTGCATGAAGAGAGTCCCTCAGGTTCTGATGACATGGACGACGATGATCAGAAGTGGATCGAGCGTGAGTGGAATCGACACGAAGAATCGAAGCCGTTGACCGAAGAGCAAACAATCACCATAAATCTGGGTGATGTAGAGAATGTCAAGGAGGTAAAGATCGGAGCCTGTCTCTCAGAATCAAAGGCAGAAAGGATGACTAATCTTCTGAAAGAGTATCAAGATGTGTTCGCCTGGACATATGCCGACATGCCGGGATTGGATCCTGAAATTGTGGAACATGCTTTACCAATAGACCCCAATATGCCacccaagaagcaaagactcAGGAGAAGTAAACCAGAGTTGTccaagaagattgaagaagaagtgatgaaACTACTAAAAGTAGACTTTATTGAAGTGACTCGTTACCCtgattgggtagcaaatatcgtgcccgtaatgaagaaagatgggcgAATCAGGGTGTGTGTTGACTATCGCGACTTGAATCGAGCAAGTCCCAAGGACGACTTTCCGCTCCCACATATCGATGTTTTAGTTGATAGTACAGCgggatttgagttattctccttcatggatggCTTTTCCGGATATAACCAAATTcatatgaaggaggaagacagaagcaaaacatcattcataactcCTTGGGGAACTTTCTGCTACAAAGTGATCCCTTTCAGTCTAAAGAATGCTGGGGCAACGTATCAGAGGGCCATGGTCACgttattccatgacatgatgaaCAAGGAAATCGAAGTATACGTCGACGACATGATTGCGAAATCGAGACGTGGTGAAGATCATGTTAAAGTCTTGCGAAGGTTGTTTGAACATCTTCGGAAGTTCAAGTTGCGCCTCAATCCCGCAAAATGCGTTTTTGGAGTGAAATCTAGGAAACTATTAGGATTCACGGTTAGTAATAGgggcatagagattgatccgTCGAAAGTTAAAGCCATTTGCGACTTACGACCCCCGACTACCATCAAAGAAGTCCGCAGCCTAATGGGACGACTTAATTATGTGGCGAGATTCATTTGTCAGTTGTCTGAAACGgcgaagccattcttcaagctcatgaaaaagaatgcaaagatcgAGTGGAATGCCGAGTGCCGGGGTGCCTTTGAGAAGATAAAACATTATCTCACTCATGCACCAGTCTTAGTGCCCCCACTCCCTAAAATTCCCCTGATTTTGTACTTAACCATACATGACGAGTCATTGGGAGCTATGTTAGCCCAGAAGAGACCAAATGATGGGAGAGAATGCACAatatactacttgagcaagaagttcacTGTTTCCGAGATGAACTATACGGAAGTTGAGAGAACTTACGTGGCTTTAATTTGGGTCTTGCACAGGCTACG GTATCTCTTAGAGAAGCCGACTTTGGTGGGGAagttggccaaatggcaaatcttaatttctgagTTTGATGTTCAAAGCTTGGGACAAAAGTCTGTTATAGGTCGAGCCATAACAGACATGTTGGCAGAAAATTCTGAGAGATCCAGAGCATCTAATGAGGATAGTGATGCAGAAGAGCgaattttacttgtatcaagCGACAAATGGACGATGTACTTTGATGGTGCGGTTAACTTAGCCGGGTCAGGTATTGGGGCAGTTCTTATCTCCCCGGATGGACAACATTACCCCGTCGCTGCTAAATTGACGTTCCCTTGCACGAATAACATCGCTAAATACGAAGCATGCGTTCTTGGCCTCCAAGCCGCCGTCGATATGAAAATTCAGAAGTTGCAAGTTTATGGCGATTCAACCCTTATCATCTTACAGACTGAAG GGGCAACTCCTTTCTCACTAGTATACGGGATGGAGGCAGTCTTGCCtgttgaagttgaagtcccTTCTTTAAGGATCCTTTCTCAATCTACGCTTGATGAGACTGAGTGGATACAACAGAGGCATGAGCAGTTAAACATGATCgatgagaagagattgcaagCTATGTGTCATGGTCAGTGCTATCAGAGACGAGTCGCAAAAGTCTTCAACTGA